The following proteins come from a genomic window of Rissa tridactyla isolate bRisTri1 chromosome 13, bRisTri1.patW.cur.20221130, whole genome shotgun sequence:
- the DGCR8 gene encoding microprocessor complex subunit DGCR8 isoform X2, whose product MEKYENVPPLPKEPAREMNVENHTCPPPLPPNEQPPPPPLQTSSDAEVMDVGSGGDGQSDTPAGDTHSICRTQLLTKGSACYKSRLVIDPNNSDQSPRTARHAPSVRKFTPDLKLLKDVKISVSFTESCKSKDRKVLYTGVEQDYKADTDFGINNVNGDLHVCPFGGSNGKAVGIGGENDDKKDDENDIDQEKRVEYAVLDELEDFTDNLMEIDEEGGGFTSKAIVQRDKVDEETLNYSYEDDFDNDVDALLEEGLRAPKTRRLENEKYGGESDHQSDGETSVQPMMTKIKTVLKSRGRPPTEPLPDGWIMTFHNSGIPVYLHRESRVVTWSRPYFLGTGSIRKHDPPLSSIPCLHYKKMKENEEREQNNDITPNGEVSPVKHLDKSSELDCQTEEPDSTAADSGPLDDKDPSGGDAAQGALGQVKAKVEVCKDESVDLEDFRRYLEKRFDFEQVTVKKFRTWAERRQFNREMKRKQAESERPILPANQKLITLSVQDAPTKKEFVINPNGKSEVCILHEYMQRVLKVRPVYNFFECENPSEPFGASVIIDGVTYGAGTASSKKLAKNKAARATLEILIPDFVKQTSEEKPKDSEELEYFNHISIEDSRVYELTSKAGLLSPYQILHECLKRNHGMGDTSIKFEVIPGKNQKSEYVMTCGKHTVRGWCKNKRVGKQLASQKILQLLHPHVKNWGSLLRMYGRESSKMVKQETSDKSVIELQQYAKKNKPNLHILNKLQEEMKKLAQERFVSCSLGGNTKETQDDNSGIGSTRQ is encoded by the exons atggaaaaatatgaaaatgtacCACCCCTCCCTAAAGAACCTGCAAGAGAAATGAATGTGGAGAATCATACTTGTCCCCCACCTCTGCCGCCTAATGaacagcctccaccacctcccctgCAAACGTCCAGTGACGCAGAGGTAATGGACGTTGGCTCTGGTGGTGATGGACAGTCAGATACCCCTGCTGGGGACACGCACAGTATCTGCAGAACACAGCTTCTCACAAAGGGATCTGCCTGCTACAAAAGTCGTCTTGTAATAGACCCTAACAATAGTGACCAAAGCCCAAGAACTGCTCGTCATGCACCTTCAGTTCGCAAGTTCACCCCAGATCTTAAGTTACTTAAAGATGTAAAGATTAGTGTTAGCTTTACAGAAAGCTGCAAAAGCAAAGATAGGAAAGTTCTGTACACTGGAGTTGAGCAGGATTATAAGGCAGATACAGATTTTGGTATTAATAATGTAAATGGGGATTTGCATGTTTGTCCTTTTGGTGGTAGTAATGGTAAAGCTGTAGGAATAGGGGGTGAAAATGATGACAAGAAGGATGATGAAAATGATATTGATCAGGAAAAGAGAGTGGAATATGCAGTTCTGGATGAGCTGGAAGATTTTACCGACAATTTGATGGAAATagatgaagaaggaggagggttCACATCTAAAGCAATCGTTCAAAGAGATAAAGTGGATGAAGAAACCTTGAATTACTCATACGAG GATGACTTTGATAATGATGTGGATGCTCTCCTGGAAGAAGGTCTTCGAGCACCTAAAACAAGGAGactagaaaatgagaaatatggTGGTGAAAGCGATCACCAGTCTGATGGAGAAACAAGTGTGCAGCCAATGATGACCAAAATTAAAACTGTACTTAAAA GTCGTGGCCGCCCTCCCACAGAACCTTTGCCAGATGGATGGATCATGACATTCCATAACTCGGGCATTCCTGTATATCTGCACAGAGAATCTAGAGTTGTTACCTGGTCTAGACCTTACTTCTTGGGAACAGGAAGCATAAGG aAACATGATCCTCCCCTCAGTAGCATTCCCTGCTTGCAttacaaaaaaatgaaggaaaatgaggaaagggaACAAAACAATGATATAACCCCAAATGGGGAAGTATCACCTGTAAAGCACCTAGATAAATCATCAGAACTGGACTGCCAAACAGAAGAACCAGACTCTACTGCTGCTGATTCTGGGCCTTTAGATGACAAAGACCCCTCAGGGGGAGATGCAGCACAAGGAGCCTTAGGGCAAGTTAAGGCCAAAGTTGAAGTATGTAAAGATGAATCTGTAG ATCTGGAAGATTTTAGACGCTACCTTGAAAAGCGTTTTGACTTTGAACAagttactgtaaaaaaattcaGAACCTGGGCCGAGAGACGGCAATTCAATCGTGAAATGAAGCGGAAGCAGGCAGAATCCGAGCGGCCTATTCTGCCTGCCAATCAGAAACTCATTACCTTGTCTGTGCAAGATGCACCTACAAAGAAAG AATTTGTCATTAATCCCAATGGGAAATCTGAAGTTTGCATACTGCATGAATATATGCAACGAGTCCTAAAGGTTCGCCCTGTTTACAATTTCTTTGAATGTG AGAACCCAAGTGAACCTTTCGGAGCCTCAGTGATAATTGATGGAGTAACATATGGGGCAGGAACTGCCAGCAGCAAAAAACTTGCCAAGAATAAAGCTG CTCGGGCTACACTGGAAATCCTTATTCCTGACTTTGTTAAACAGACCTCTGAGGAGAAGCCCAAAGACAGTGAAGAACTTGAG TATTTTAACCATATCAGTATTGAGGACTCACGGGTATATGAACTCACCAGTAAAGCTGGACTCTTGTCTCCATATCAGATTCTCCATGAGTGCCTTAAAAG AAACCATGGAATGGGTGATACATCCATAAAGTTTGAAGTGATTCCTGGTAAAAATCAGAAGAGTGAATATGTCATGACTTGTGGCAAGCATACGGTGCGAGGCTGGT gcaaaaataaaagagTGGGGAAACAATTAGCTTCTCAGAAAATCCTACAGCTACTGCATCCACATGTGAAAAATTGGGGCTCTCTTTTGCGTATGTATGGTAGAGAGAGTAGCAAGATGGTTAAACAG GAAACCTCTGATAAAAGTGTGATAGAACTTCAGCAGTATGCCAAAAAGAACAAGCCAAACCTGCACATCCTGAACAAGTtacaggaagaaatgaaaaaactgGCCCAAGAAAGA TTTGTTTCATGTTCTTTAGGAGGAAACACGAAAGAAACCCAAGATGACAATAGTGGAATCGGCTCAACCCGGCAGTGA
- the TRMT2A gene encoding tRNA (uracil-5-)-methyltransferase homolog A: MAEECDPSGPDHLAAPVPEGEDRAEAGSKADGGGGGPAAYPDVYRYIKGDLFTSEIYKVEIQNLPKYIGFNDVKKFLAKYGLNPHKIKLFGKQTFAFVTFKSEEERDKAMKVLHGVLWKSRHLSVRLAKPKADPIAKKRKKEEETEQGEAKRLAPSNTSGEEPLSKQIADVVTPLWNVPYEEQLAKKKQECEQVLQKLTKEIGNNNRALLPWLFLQKQKYNKLCCPVEGVKASPLQTEYRNKCEFLIGIGVNQEDKTVGCRLGKYKGGTCAVVEPFDTIHIPAIAKKVVKAFQDYIRSTPYTVYSPETYEGHWKQLTVRTSRNGHIMAIVYFNPQKLSKEELADLKISLAKYFTEGMGKSSGVTSLYFVEEGQRKSPNLEDLPLEHVAGDKYIYEELLGLKFRISPHAFFQVNTQAAEVLYTTIGEWAQLSPESTVLDICCGTGTIGISLAKKVKKVIGIELCQEAVQDAKVNAQINELNNIEFHCGKAEDVVPSLINILAPQNPITIVDPPRAGLHSKVILAIRRAEHLKKLIYVSCNPRAAMNNFVDLCRAPSNRVKGAAFRPVKAVAVDLFPQTRHCELLIFFERVDYANGSSSEAAPDAAQVTTAGYDSVCVDGTDPPHSDGNQATSVCVDPAF; this comes from the exons ATGGCGGAGGAATGTGATCCCAGCGGGCCCGACCACCTGGCGGCTCCTGTGCCGGAGGGTGAGGATAGGGCTGAGGCGGGGAGCAAGGCCGATGGAGgagggggcggccccgcggcctATCCCGACGTGTACAGATACATTAAGGGAGACTTGTTTACCTCTGAGATCTATAAAGTAGAAATACAAAACCTTCCCAAATACATCGGTTTTAATGACGTGAAAAAGTTCCTTGCCAAATACGGGCTCAATCCTCACAAGATAAAACTTTTTGGGAAGCAGACATTCGCGTTTGTGACGTTTAAgagtgaggaggagagggacaaggccATGAAAGTCCTCCATGGGGTTTTGTGGAAGAGCCGGCACCTGAGCGTGAGGCTTGCCAAGCCGAAGGCTGACCCGattgcaaaaaaaaggaagaaagaagaggagacGGAGCAGGGAGAGGCAAAGCGTCTGGCTCCATCCAACACCAGTGGAGAGGAGCCTCTGAGCAAGCAAATCGCAGATGTTGTGACCCCACTGTGGAACGTGCCCTACGAAGAGCAGCTAGCCAAAAAGAAGCAGGAATGTGAGCAAGTGCTGCAGAAGCTGACAAA GGAAATAGGAAACAACAACAGAGCTTTATTGCCTTGGTTGTTCCTGCAGAAGCAGAAGTATAATAAATTGTGTTGCCCAGTAGAGGGAGTGAAAGCATCACCGTTACAG ACTGAATATCGCAACAAATGTGAGTTCTTGATTGGGATTGGTGTAAATCAAGAAGACAAAACTGTGGGTTGTCGTCTTGGCAAATATAAGGGTGGTACATGTGCTGTAGTGGAGCCATTTGATACTATTCACATTCCTGCTATTGCCAAAAAAGTAGTAAAAGCTTTCCAAGACTACATAAG GTCAACTCCTTACACGGTTTACAGCCCAGAAACCTATGAAGGTCACTGGAAACAGCTCACAGTCCGTACCAGCAGGAATGGCCACATTATGGCAATCGTTTATTTTAATCCTCAG aaattAAGTAAAGAGGAGCTAGCTGACCTGAAAATCTCTCTGGCAAAATACTTCACAGAAGGGATGGGAAAGAGCAGTGGCGTTACCTCTCTGTACTTCGTGGAAGAAGGACAGAG gaAATCTCCCAATCTAGAAGACTTGCCTTTGGAGCACGTGGCTGGTGATAAGTACATATATGAAGAGCTGCTTGGCCTAAAATTTAGAATTTCTCCTCATGCATTTTTTCAA GTAAACACCCAAGCTGCAGAAGTTCTGTATACCACCATCGGGGAGTGGGCGCAGCTGAGCCCAGAGAGCACCGTACTCGACATCTGCTGTGGTACAGGAACCATTGGGATTTCTTTGGCGAAG AAAGTAAAGAAAGTGATTGGAATTGAACTCTGCCAAGAAGCTGTGCAGGATGCCAAAGTGAATGCCCAGATTAATG AACTGAATAATATTGAATTTCATTGTGGGAAGGCTGAAGATGTTGTTCCTTCCCTAATTAACATATTAGCACCGCAGAACCCAATTACTATTGTAGATCCGCCACGAGCAGGACTGC ATTCGAAGGTAATTCTTGCCATTAGAAGAGCCGAACATCTGAAGAAGCTCATCTATGTATCCTGCAATCCCAGAGCTGCAATGAATAACTTTGTGGA CCTTTGCCGGGCCCCTTCCAACAGAGTGAAAGGCGCTGCCTTCCGCCCCGTCAAAGCAGTGGCTGTGGATCTCTTCCCTCAGACCAGGCACTGCGAGTTACTGATATTCTTCGAAAGGGTCGACTATGCAAATGGGAGCTCCAGTGAAGCAGCACCTGATGCCGCTCAAGTCACAACAGCAGGATACGACTCAGTGTGCGTGGATGGCACCGACCCACCTCACAGTGATGGGAACCAGGCGACTTCTGTATGTGTAGATCCTGCGTTTTGA
- the DGCR8 gene encoding microprocessor complex subunit DGCR8 isoform X1, with protein sequence MEKYENVPPLPKEPAREMNVENHTCPPPLPPNEQPPPPPLQTSSDAEVMDVGSGGDGQSDTPAGDTHSICRTQLLTKGSACYKSRLVIDPNNSDQSPRTARHAPSVRKFTPDLKLLKDVKISVSFTESCKSKDRKVLYTGVEQDYKADTDFGINNVNGDLHVCPFGGSNGKAVGIGGENDDKKDDENDIDQEKRVEYAVLDELEDFTDNLMEIDEEGGGFTSKAIVQRDKVDEETLNYSYEDDFDNDVDALLEEGLRAPKTRRLENEKYGGESDHQSDGETSVQPMMTKIKTVLKSRGRPPTEPLPDGWIMTFHNSGIPVYLHRESRVVTWSRPYFLGTGSIRKHDPPLSSIPCLHYKKMKENEEREQNNDITPNGEVSPVKHLDKSSELDCQTEEPDSTAADSGPLDDKDPSGGDAAQGALGQVKAKVEVCKDESVDLEDFRRYLEKRFDFEQVTVKKFRTWAERRQFNREMKRKQAESERPILPANQKLITLSVQDAPTKKEFVINPNGKSEVCILHEYMQRVLKVRPVYNFFECENPSEPFGASVIIDGVTYGAGTASSKKLAKNKAARATLEILIPDFVKQTSEEKPKDSEELEYFNHISIEDSRVYELTSKAGLLSPYQILHECLKRNHGMGDTSIKFEVIPGKNQKSEYVMTCGKHTVRGWCKNKRVGKQLASQKILQLLHPHVKNWGSLLRMYGRESSKMVKQETSDKSVIELQQYAKKNKPNLHILNKLQEEMKKLAQEREETRKKPKMTIVESAQPGSEPLCTVDV encoded by the exons atggaaaaatatgaaaatgtacCACCCCTCCCTAAAGAACCTGCAAGAGAAATGAATGTGGAGAATCATACTTGTCCCCCACCTCTGCCGCCTAATGaacagcctccaccacctcccctgCAAACGTCCAGTGACGCAGAGGTAATGGACGTTGGCTCTGGTGGTGATGGACAGTCAGATACCCCTGCTGGGGACACGCACAGTATCTGCAGAACACAGCTTCTCACAAAGGGATCTGCCTGCTACAAAAGTCGTCTTGTAATAGACCCTAACAATAGTGACCAAAGCCCAAGAACTGCTCGTCATGCACCTTCAGTTCGCAAGTTCACCCCAGATCTTAAGTTACTTAAAGATGTAAAGATTAGTGTTAGCTTTACAGAAAGCTGCAAAAGCAAAGATAGGAAAGTTCTGTACACTGGAGTTGAGCAGGATTATAAGGCAGATACAGATTTTGGTATTAATAATGTAAATGGGGATTTGCATGTTTGTCCTTTTGGTGGTAGTAATGGTAAAGCTGTAGGAATAGGGGGTGAAAATGATGACAAGAAGGATGATGAAAATGATATTGATCAGGAAAAGAGAGTGGAATATGCAGTTCTGGATGAGCTGGAAGATTTTACCGACAATTTGATGGAAATagatgaagaaggaggagggttCACATCTAAAGCAATCGTTCAAAGAGATAAAGTGGATGAAGAAACCTTGAATTACTCATACGAG GATGACTTTGATAATGATGTGGATGCTCTCCTGGAAGAAGGTCTTCGAGCACCTAAAACAAGGAGactagaaaatgagaaatatggTGGTGAAAGCGATCACCAGTCTGATGGAGAAACAAGTGTGCAGCCAATGATGACCAAAATTAAAACTGTACTTAAAA GTCGTGGCCGCCCTCCCACAGAACCTTTGCCAGATGGATGGATCATGACATTCCATAACTCGGGCATTCCTGTATATCTGCACAGAGAATCTAGAGTTGTTACCTGGTCTAGACCTTACTTCTTGGGAACAGGAAGCATAAGG aAACATGATCCTCCCCTCAGTAGCATTCCCTGCTTGCAttacaaaaaaatgaaggaaaatgaggaaagggaACAAAACAATGATATAACCCCAAATGGGGAAGTATCACCTGTAAAGCACCTAGATAAATCATCAGAACTGGACTGCCAAACAGAAGAACCAGACTCTACTGCTGCTGATTCTGGGCCTTTAGATGACAAAGACCCCTCAGGGGGAGATGCAGCACAAGGAGCCTTAGGGCAAGTTAAGGCCAAAGTTGAAGTATGTAAAGATGAATCTGTAG ATCTGGAAGATTTTAGACGCTACCTTGAAAAGCGTTTTGACTTTGAACAagttactgtaaaaaaattcaGAACCTGGGCCGAGAGACGGCAATTCAATCGTGAAATGAAGCGGAAGCAGGCAGAATCCGAGCGGCCTATTCTGCCTGCCAATCAGAAACTCATTACCTTGTCTGTGCAAGATGCACCTACAAAGAAAG AATTTGTCATTAATCCCAATGGGAAATCTGAAGTTTGCATACTGCATGAATATATGCAACGAGTCCTAAAGGTTCGCCCTGTTTACAATTTCTTTGAATGTG AGAACCCAAGTGAACCTTTCGGAGCCTCAGTGATAATTGATGGAGTAACATATGGGGCAGGAACTGCCAGCAGCAAAAAACTTGCCAAGAATAAAGCTG CTCGGGCTACACTGGAAATCCTTATTCCTGACTTTGTTAAACAGACCTCTGAGGAGAAGCCCAAAGACAGTGAAGAACTTGAG TATTTTAACCATATCAGTATTGAGGACTCACGGGTATATGAACTCACCAGTAAAGCTGGACTCTTGTCTCCATATCAGATTCTCCATGAGTGCCTTAAAAG AAACCATGGAATGGGTGATACATCCATAAAGTTTGAAGTGATTCCTGGTAAAAATCAGAAGAGTGAATATGTCATGACTTGTGGCAAGCATACGGTGCGAGGCTGGT gcaaaaataaaagagTGGGGAAACAATTAGCTTCTCAGAAAATCCTACAGCTACTGCATCCACATGTGAAAAATTGGGGCTCTCTTTTGCGTATGTATGGTAGAGAGAGTAGCAAGATGGTTAAACAG GAAACCTCTGATAAAAGTGTGATAGAACTTCAGCAGTATGCCAAAAAGAACAAGCCAAACCTGCACATCCTGAACAAGTtacaggaagaaatgaaaaaactgGCCCAAGAAAGA GAGGAAACACGAAAGAAACCCAAGATGACAATAGTGGAATCGGCTCAACCCGGCAGTGAACCTCTGTGTACCGTTGATGTGTAA